The Pseudoalteromonas rubra nucleotide sequence CCTCAAGCATCTCGCGCGACACATAATCCTGCTCTTCTTCACACACCGCAATCACCTTTTTCAGGTGATCTTTAACGGTAATCTCTGCGGCCAGATCGTTTTCCAGCATTTCCTGTACATTTTCACCGACTTTGATCGGTGCTCTTGAAGCAGTATCAGGCGTGCCTTCAAGGAATAAAATGCGTTCAGTAATACGTTTTGCATGATCCAACTCTTCTTCGTACTCATGCGCCAGCTTGTGGTGCAACCTGGACAGACCCCAGTCTTCGTACATTTTAGAATGAGCCAAATACTGGTCCATTGACGACAACTCCAGGGTCAGCTGCTTATTGAGTAAATCAATTACTTTTTGAGAACCTTGCATGTCTTACTCCTCAATTTGCGATTGCAGATAGTTTTCTATGCCGCAGTTTTTGATGAGGAACTGCTGGGTTTCCAGCCAATCGACATAGTCTTCCTCATATTCCAGGATATCTTCGAGCAGCTCGCGACTGACATAGTCCTGCTCTTTTTCACACAACTCAATGGCACTGCGTAACACCGGAAGTTGCTCCATTTCAAACGCCATATCACAACTGAGCATTTCTTCGGTATGCTCACCAATACGGAGTTTTTCCAAGTGTTGAAGGTTTGGCAGGCCCTCCAGGAACAATATCCGCTCGATTAAATCATCGGCCTGCTTCATGTCTTTGATGGATTTTTTATAGGCTTTCTCATTGAGCTCTTCAATGCCCCAGTTTTTCCACATGCGTGCGTGCAAAAAGTACTGGTTAATAGATGTCAGCTCGAGTGTTAAAACTTGATTTAGTGCTGCTATTACTTGCTTGCTACCCTGCATAGGGCCCCCTCAATAAGGAATAGTTAGACGCCTTATAAAACTAGAACAAAATCACAACTTAGCAAGACCGATTAAAACTAATAAATTACTTAATATATTCTTTTAAAATAAACAACTTATAAACTTAGTAAGAACAATTTTCATTGCGAATAACAGTCCTGATTTCGTTACTTCATTTTTAAAAACATCCGTAGATGATTAATTCAGCTTTTTGACTGTTTCTATTCCCAGACGTTTTGCCAGACGCACCAGGTTTGTCCGATCAACCGACAGCTCACGCGCCGTTGCAGCCCAGTTGAGTGCATTAGCCTGTAAACGAGCCTTGATCAGGCTCTTCTGAAACGCTTCTGTGGCTGCCTTGAGCGTTTGTGCTGAGGAGAGTTGCACAGATGCAACACCCTTATCCTGATCAACTGCTAACGCATTCGTGCCATTGTCACGCCACTGAACACTATGCATGACATCAACCTCGACAATATCCTCCTCGCGGGCAAGATGCTTTGCCTTCAGCGCAGCACGGCTGAGGACATGTTCCAGCTCACGTACATTGCCAGGCCAGTCATGTTCTCTTAGTTGCTTAAGAAAGCGCGCAGAGAGCACCAACTGGCGGACACCCAGTTTTTTGCGCAGTTGCTCAATAAAAAACCCCGCCAGGGGCTCGATGTCCTGCGCTCTGCTTCTAAGAGGCGGAACCTGCAACGGATAGACGCTAAGGCGATGATATAAATCGGCCCGAAAGCGGCCTTCCTCGACTTCCTGACGCAAGTCCCGGTTAGTTGCAGCAACGATCCGCACATCAACATACTGGGGCTTGTCCGTGCCAACGGGTTGAATCTCGCCGCTTTGCAGTGCCCGCAGCAATTTACTTTGCATACTCAGAGGCAGCTCTCCTATTTCATCGAGAAATAAAGTGCCGCCATGAGCAACCAGAAACTTACCTTCGCGATGTCTGTCAGCACCGGTAAACGCCCCTTTGCGGTGACCAAAAAATTCGCTCTCGGCCAGATTTTCACTTAAAGAGGCGCAGTTAACCTGGACAAAAGGACCCTGACAGCGCGATGAGTGCTCATGAATACGCCGTGCCACCAGCTCTTTGCCTGTGCCAGTTTCTCCCTGGATCAACACACTCAATTCAGAATTAGCGACCAAATCAATATCCTGCTTGAGCCTTTGCATCACCTCACTCTCACCTACCATAGTAAAGCGCTGATGGCTTATCTCTCTGAGCATCGCCATACCATGTCGGGCCCGCTCAGAGAGGGTTGCCAGGTTCAGCGCAGTTGCAAAATGCGCCGCAACCAGCGACTGCAACATCGCTAACATAGGCAATGCCACCTCTTTAAAAGCACTGGGGGTAAGACTATCAAAGGTGATCATACCAAGTAGCTGTTCATCCTGATAAAGCGAAAAGCCCATACAAGCATGTACTGGCAAAACCCCGGTGGTGGCCAGTAAAAGTCCGTCATAAGGGTCCGGCAAGTCACACTCTGCTGCAAATACCTGAGGCTGTGTCGCGCTGGCTATGGCCGCCAATCTGGGGTGGTCATTGATCACAAAACGCCTCCCCATCGCCTCAGGCGCAAGCCCCGAGCATGCAAGCGGAAAAGCAATCCCCTGCTCGCAGCGTAATACTGCGATGGCATCGGCTGTGACCACACTCTGTACCGCGCGTACCAAAGCGTGGCTAAACACGCTGACATCTCCCTCATTCAGGCGGGGAAGTTGCTGTGCCAACTCGGTACTGATACCGAGCAAATGCGATAACGTTCTCTGATCCAAGTCAAAATGACCTATTAAAGTTTTATAGACCCACACAGTATAGGTCATTATGACCCATTAAGGCAAATAACAAATCAACAACTAATTGTTTTAATTGAAAATTAAATCTGGCACGCTTCATGCCCTTTATATAACCAGTTTGACTCACTCTGCTATGTAAAGGTACCTATGAAACATTATCGCCAAACACTTCCCTAT carries:
- the bfr gene encoding bacterioferritin — protein: MQGSQKVIDLLNKQLTLELSSMDQYLAHSKMYEDWGLSRLHHKLAHEYEEELDHAKRITERILFLEGTPDTASRAPIKVGENVQEMLENDLAAEITVKDHLKKVIAVCEEEQDYVSREMLEALLDDTEMDHIYWLEQHIGLIKLIGLPNYIQSQMSGGDPT
- the bfr gene encoding bacterioferritin, giving the protein MQGSKQVIAALNQVLTLELTSINQYFLHARMWKNWGIEELNEKAYKKSIKDMKQADDLIERILFLEGLPNLQHLEKLRIGEHTEEMLSCDMAFEMEQLPVLRSAIELCEKEQDYVSRELLEDILEYEEDYVDWLETQQFLIKNCGIENYLQSQIEE
- the norR gene encoding nitric oxide reductase transcriptional regulator NorR — translated: MTYTVWVYKTLIGHFDLDQRTLSHLLGISTELAQQLPRLNEGDVSVFSHALVRAVQSVVTADAIAVLRCEQGIAFPLACSGLAPEAMGRRFVINDHPRLAAIASATQPQVFAAECDLPDPYDGLLLATTGVLPVHACMGFSLYQDEQLLGMITFDSLTPSAFKEVALPMLAMLQSLVAAHFATALNLATLSERARHGMAMLREISHQRFTMVGESEVMQRLKQDIDLVANSELSVLIQGETGTGKELVARRIHEHSSRCQGPFVQVNCASLSENLAESEFFGHRKGAFTGADRHREGKFLVAHGGTLFLDEIGELPLSMQSKLLRALQSGEIQPVGTDKPQYVDVRIVAATNRDLRQEVEEGRFRADLYHRLSVYPLQVPPLRSRAQDIEPLAGFFIEQLRKKLGVRQLVLSARFLKQLREHDWPGNVRELEHVLSRAALKAKHLAREEDIVEVDVMHSVQWRDNGTNALAVDQDKGVASVQLSSAQTLKAATEAFQKSLIKARLQANALNWAATARELSVDRTNLVRLAKRLGIETVKKLN